The Thomasclavelia ramosa DSM 1402 genome includes a region encoding these proteins:
- a CDS encoding InlB B-repeat-containing protein, whose product MKKRGKIVSLLVIVAMFFSYIVPIKAQGNWQQHLDQTILKVGYTEVYKDNKPVVPNANLTITITGTGLSGKEYNTVLIDEEAREVEATKQNGVINGDTTQLVLQVPGTLSGGQYQVRTTIDSESVTNGLILLNNVNLSSKISTNVTGYSGVTGDLIDGIQWAMYTPVTNKPTRENPGIFTFDYGEDLIDVYSLDLYSTYGNDQGPKVAEILYWDDSSQTWENILNNGSREFEFRWDKNIECEPFRIQFDQVYSTNKIMLKTLDSYTSWENTNDIVEVQVWGYKSGELPSIQISSSQGNYGVKNIVPMVIKNKNKSTTINLELVDFKSHQSLARPVKYQVEMKNGKLNYEFVIPKTVPVGTYSIHVTCEGLDLYSDEYRISLDQDINIENCSKYLDISLVNDQAYKITSITDGDIKSGWSNNGNTSLLFEVKPENNKFANIALKKMRIYTSNKNIETVTLKGIANTNYYRNVNVNENGMINDLAGDFKPDWKSDKNGDYFEVDPGYLSLGNIFILELQSNENIVINEIETEGVYLKDNLLSNARVYHNGENIDAAGMVDNNVSSYYKTTYSDSDEYILDFSPRTITTNELVYTAHFPNSQGIGNLTVEIWDGNSWKNVDTFDFKHKTDNQIRESQQLIFNELTTSKIRLIVNKANLVWDNSYLFTDLNAIGTINNNAQYYAESIDTNIVVNQGESKFPIPHLKGYEVSINSSDHEEIIDLNGNINAPLTDTKVKITLKVSSEDGQDVGITDEFEVVVPRRVLPGNKLISTIVDNETIYNNPSMGWVQYYEFQDTDVDKYWAEMDELYAQGLKTNILYIRNPWSWYEPSEGNYAWNDPDSRLSKLISGARARGIQLAFRVLVDSSDAFQQATPEYVFKAGASWYKTDRTDDTAPEIDAKDPYINDPVFLEKLDKFIKAFGAEFNNDLDIAFIDGMGFGNWGEAHHVKFSTEWDDNVYDAVEKVIKIYDKYFPDVLLGAQEGQPENYGTQENDEIINTDKPYTGAFDKEYDFVVRRDTFGWMTDAIRNQTLEWFNQGIPVFAENCYHSFKVREYWYNNAGYPTLDGILRQVVADALACRANTLDARVVMDCQKWLENDQQNGSGLLNKFGLNGGYRLALTSLEVPELFTTGEEITIKQAWRNLGLGMLPNKNKHWDNKYHVAFALLDPKTNQVIYQYNEDTDKVNPGDWLFEDGNNHYETTFKLPNSIKSGEYKLATAIVNDKNNNLPEIALALKDAEVTEQGWYVLDSINVKNINDSDTTFGIFIEDTVNGKVIADRSTVNAGESVTLKVVPDQGYELDQLLINEKAVEIKDNSYMIKNVTADIRVRASFKKAGEVTVKPDESKDSSVVATGDEVQLFGYIGMFIGALVLLAELKRKFKHQS is encoded by the coding sequence ATGAAAAAGAGAGGTAAGATTGTTTCGTTATTAGTTATAGTGGCGATGTTTTTTAGTTATATTGTACCAATCAAGGCTCAAGGAAATTGGCAACAGCATTTAGATCAAACTATCTTGAAAGTGGGTTATACAGAGGTTTATAAAGATAATAAACCGGTAGTACCAAATGCTAATCTGACAATTACGATAACTGGAACGGGATTGAGTGGTAAAGAATATAACACAGTACTGATTGATGAAGAAGCAAGAGAAGTAGAAGCAACAAAGCAAAATGGGGTAATCAATGGTGACACTACTCAATTAGTGCTGCAAGTACCAGGAACATTGTCAGGGGGTCAATATCAAGTAAGAACAACGATTGATAGTGAAAGTGTTACAAATGGTCTAATTTTATTAAATAATGTTAATTTAAGCAGTAAGATCAGTACCAACGTTACTGGATATTCAGGAGTAACAGGCGATTTAATTGATGGTATTCAGTGGGCAATGTATACGCCCGTTACAAATAAGCCAACTAGAGAAAATCCAGGAATTTTTACATTTGATTATGGAGAGGATTTAATAGATGTGTATTCTTTAGATCTATATTCAACATATGGAAATGACCAAGGCCCTAAAGTTGCAGAAATATTATATTGGGATGATAGTAGTCAAACTTGGGAAAATATTTTAAATAATGGCAGTCGTGAATTTGAATTTAGGTGGGATAAGAATATTGAATGTGAGCCATTTCGAATTCAATTTGATCAAGTTTATTCAACTAATAAAATCATGTTAAAAACATTAGATTCATATACTAGTTGGGAAAATACGAATGATATTGTTGAAGTACAGGTATGGGGTTATAAATCTGGAGAGTTACCATCTATTCAAATAAGTTCTTCACAAGGAAATTATGGTGTGAAAAATATTGTACCAATGGTAATAAAAAATAAGAATAAATCTACTACAATAAATTTAGAGTTAGTCGATTTTAAATCTCATCAATCACTAGCAAGACCAGTCAAATATCAAGTTGAGATGAAAAATGGTAAATTAAATTATGAATTTGTAATTCCTAAGACAGTACCAGTGGGTACATATAGTATTCATGTTACTTGTGAGGGATTAGATCTTTATAGTGATGAGTATCGTATTTCGTTAGATCAAGATATAAATATTGAAAACTGTTCTAAATATTTAGATATTTCTTTGGTTAATGATCAAGCCTATAAAATTACAAGTATAACTGATGGTGACATAAAAAGCGGTTGGAGTAATAATGGGAATACGTCTTTATTGTTTGAAGTTAAACCTGAAAATAATAAGTTTGCCAATATTGCATTAAAGAAAATGAGAATTTATACGAGTAATAAAAACATTGAAACTGTTACCTTAAAAGGTATTGCGAATACTAATTATTATCGTAATGTTAATGTCAATGAAAATGGGATGATCAATGATTTAGCTGGTGATTTTAAACCAGACTGGAAAAGTGATAAAAATGGGGATTATTTTGAAGTTGATCCCGGTTATTTATCTTTGGGAAATATATTTATTTTAGAATTACAAAGTAATGAAAATATTGTAATCAATGAAATTGAAACAGAAGGTGTATATTTAAAAGATAATCTTTTATCAAATGCCCGAGTTTATCATAATGGTGAAAATATTGATGCAGCTGGAATGGTTGATAATAATGTAAGTAGTTATTATAAAACTACATATTCTGATAGTGATGAGTATATCTTAGATTTTTCACCACGGACAATTACAACTAATGAACTTGTTTATACGGCACATTTTCCTAATTCACAAGGTATTGGTAATTTGACTGTGGAAATTTGGGATGGTAATAGTTGGAAAAATGTTGATACATTTGATTTTAAACATAAAACCGATAATCAAATTAGAGAATCACAGCAGCTTATTTTTAATGAACTTACAACTAGTAAAATTCGCTTGATCGTAAATAAAGCTAATCTAGTTTGGGATAATTCCTATTTATTTACAGATTTAAATGCAATTGGAACAATAAATAATAATGCTCAGTACTATGCTGAAAGTATTGATACCAATATAGTTGTAAATCAAGGTGAAAGCAAATTTCCAATTCCTCATTTAAAAGGCTATGAGGTATCGATCAATAGTTCTGATCATGAGGAAATCATTGATTTAAATGGTAATATTAATGCACCTTTGACAGATACAAAAGTTAAAATAACATTAAAGGTTAGTAGTGAAGATGGTCAGGATGTTGGTATCACAGATGAGTTTGAAGTTGTTGTACCAAGAAGAGTTTTGCCCGGCAATAAATTGATTTCAACTATTGTTGATAATGAAACGATTTATAATAATCCGTCAATGGGATGGGTTCAATATTATGAATTCCAAGATACCGATGTTGATAAATATTGGGCTGAAATGGATGAATTATATGCTCAAGGTTTAAAGACAAATATTTTATATATTCGTAATCCTTGGAGCTGGTATGAACCATCAGAAGGAAATTATGCATGGAATGATCCTGATAGCAGGTTGAGTAAATTAATTAGTGGAGCAAGAGCGCGAGGAATTCAATTAGCTTTTAGGGTATTGGTGGATTCAAGTGATGCTTTTCAGCAGGCAACACCAGAATATGTATTTAAAGCAGGAGCAAGCTGGTATAAAACTGATCGAACTGATGATACGGCACCAGAAATCGATGCTAAAGATCCATATATTAATGATCCTGTTTTCTTAGAAAAATTAGATAAGTTTATTAAAGCATTTGGTGCAGAGTTTAATAATGATTTAGATATTGCTTTTATTGATGGTATGGGCTTTGGTAACTGGGGTGAAGCACATCACGTTAAATTTAGTACTGAGTGGGATGATAATGTTTATGATGCGGTTGAAAAAGTGATTAAAATATATGATAAATATTTCCCGGATGTTTTATTGGGAGCTCAAGAAGGACAACCAGAAAATTATGGGACTCAAGAAAATGATGAGATCATTAATACTGACAAACCTTATACTGGAGCATTTGACAAAGAATATGATTTTGTTGTTCGCCGTGATACATTTGGCTGGATGACGGATGCAATTAGAAATCAAACATTAGAATGGTTTAATCAAGGAATACCAGTTTTTGCAGAAAATTGTTATCATTCATTTAAAGTACGAGAATACTGGTATAATAATGCTGGTTATCCGACTTTGGATGGTATTTTACGTCAGGTCGTAGCTGATGCTTTGGCATGTCGAGCAAATACTCTAGATGCTCGGGTTGTAATGGACTGTCAGAAATGGCTAGAGAATGATCAACAAAACGGTTCTGGTTTATTGAATAAATTTGGTTTGAATGGTGGCTATCGCCTCGCTTTGACTAGTTTAGAAGTTCCTGAGCTTTTCACGACTGGGGAAGAAATAACGATTAAACAAGCGTGGCGTAATTTAGGGCTAGGCATGTTGCCGAATAAAAATAAACATTGGGATAATAAATATCATGTTGCTTTCGCATTATTGGACCCAAAAACAAATCAGGTTATTTATCAATATAATGAAGATACTGATAAAGTAAACCCGGGTGATTGGCTTTTCGAAGATGGAAATAATCATTATGAGACTACATTTAAATTGCCAAATAGTATTAAATCAGGTGAATACAAACTAGCAACAGCAATTGTTAATGATAAAAATAATAATCTTCCGGAAATTGCTTTAGCCCTTAAAGATGCGGAAGTGACAGAGCAGGGCTGGTATGTTTTAGATAGTATTAATGTAAAAAATATAAATGATTCAGATACAACATTTGGTATTTTTATTGAAGATACTGTAAATGGTAAAGTTATAGCTGATAGGTCAACTGTTAACGCTGGTGAAAGCGTTACTTTAAAAGTTGTTCCTGACCAAGGCTATGAACTTGATCAATTACTAATCAATGAAAAGGCAGTTGAAATTAAGGATAACTCATATATGATTAAAAATGTTACGGCTGATATTCGTGTAAGGGCCTCATTTAAAAAAGCTGGTGAAGTAACCGTAAAACCTGATGAGTCTAAGGATAGTTCAGTAGTAGCAACGGGAGATGAGGTTCAATTATTTGGATATATAGGAATGTTTATCGGAGCATTAGTTTTATTAGCTGAGTTGAAAAGGAAATTTAAACATCAGAGCTAA
- a CDS encoding GntR family transcriptional regulator produces the protein MRKYETISIDLKKRIENGEFEETKKLPTGGQLMKEYDASKNTISNAINLLVNDGLLFAIHGSGFYIRKPNKGTIKLNNTIGFSAEHPGEKLERDILSFKLIDCDTDLAEHLECKVGTPVYAIKRLMYIDDIPFAVEYTYYNKDIIPYLNEDIAKTSIFSFIINDLKLTIGFSEKYIFAKPLSKEDQELLNLEPGAFGLIIDDNVFLSNGKKFNYSKIWYNYKYANFFNNDKSTRKKS, from the coding sequence ATGAGAAAGTACGAAACAATTTCCATTGATTTAAAGAAACGAATTGAAAATGGTGAATTTGAAGAAACAAAAAAACTGCCTACTGGTGGGCAGCTGATGAAAGAATATGATGCTAGTAAAAACACCATCAGCAATGCTATTAATTTGCTGGTTAATGATGGATTGTTATTTGCTATTCATGGTAGTGGTTTTTACATTCGAAAACCAAATAAAGGAACTATCAAATTAAATAACACAATCGGTTTTTCAGCTGAACATCCCGGTGAAAAATTAGAACGTGATATTTTAAGTTTTAAATTAATTGACTGTGATACTGATCTAGCAGAACATTTAGAATGTAAAGTTGGTACTCCAGTTTATGCAATAAAACGATTAATGTATATTGATGATATCCCTTTTGCTGTTGAATATACTTACTATAACAAAGACATCATTCCTTATCTTAATGAAGACATTGCAAAAACATCAATTTTTTCTTTTATTATTAATGATTTAAAACTTACGATCGGCTTTTCTGAAAAATACATTTTTGCTAAACCACTATCAAAAGAAGATCAAGAGCTTTTAAACCTAGAACCTGGTGCCTTTGGTTTAATTATCGATGATAACGTTTTCCTTTCAAACGGCAAAAAATTTAATTACTCGAAAATCTGGTATAATTATAAATATGCTAATTTTTTCAACAATGATAAATCAACTCGTAAAAAATCATAA
- a CDS encoding MurR/RpiR family transcriptional regulator, with translation MKNDCFSFIKFCNERIANSNDYNIARTIINHIEDIKILSLEKIAEEANISPASVSRFINKAGFESFQAFKYEFELFTRDVKMRRIISHTQRFMRTTIENMSESLYVDGLANLRQTKLNLDIDKLKEIVKLLKTSKSVTFIGDSHELADFYTLQLEMLVNDIPAYLINFYEFEKMYLNQLDHNDTIVFIGVYKEWFSDAQKEILDYAKERKIKIIAFVQEEDYLKEYADLLYVYGIPDSYNDGYYSLPYLNRLLCEMIYFKL, from the coding sequence ATGAAGAATGATTGTTTTAGTTTTATTAAATTTTGTAATGAAAGAATCGCAAATAGTAATGATTATAATATTGCTAGAACGATTATTAATCACATTGAGGATATTAAAATATTATCATTAGAGAAGATTGCAGAAGAAGCTAATATTTCTCCTGCTTCAGTTAGTCGTTTCATCAATAAAGCTGGTTTTGAATCCTTTCAGGCTTTTAAATATGAATTTGAGTTGTTTACTAGGGATGTTAAAATGCGCCGAATTATTTCTCATACTCAAAGATTTATGCGGACGACGATTGAAAATATGAGTGAATCTTTATATGTTGATGGTCTTGCTAACTTAAGACAGACTAAATTAAATTTAGATATTGATAAGTTAAAAGAAATTGTTAAGTTACTCAAAACTTCAAAAAGTGTTACATTTATTGGTGATAGTCATGAACTGGCGGATTTTTATACGCTGCAGTTAGAGATGTTAGTCAACGATATTCCGGCATATTTGATTAATTTTTATGAGTTTGAAAAGATGTATCTAAACCAGTTAGATCATAATGATACTATTGTTTTTATTGGTGTATATAAGGAATGGTTTTCTGATGCTCAAAAAGAGATTTTAGATTATGCAAAGGAACGTAAAATAAAAATCATTGCCTTTGTTCAAGAAGAAGATTATTTAAAGGAGTATGCTGATTTATTATATGTTTATGGAATTCCTGACAGTTATAATGATGGTTATTATTCTTTGCCATATTTAAATCGATTGTTATGTGAAATGATTTATTTCAAATTATAA
- a CDS encoding MFS transporter, whose translation MKNKLILLSILSVALVSSIRGSIIPGMNLLYQEYSAYPMSTVSLIITIPSIAVIPTSYFCSKFVGTKVSYRTILIAMNAALLFGGTGPFFIDELYSRLFLRLLFGIGIGIAISLNKSIILEYYTDNRQIKYLGYTTIISSLGAIFFQTLVGYLSKISTDFMFLGYLPLVITLILSFYIPDIPLKAPSKSTIKKEKNIKLLTISIFFLILNMLMSSIGINLSTLFATKSFADIAVITVHANNINSICSISSGLLFNKIYNKFKNNFLPISLFLCALSLAIYIFGKSYISMYITSGIFGFTYNTIILYIFLIAAQTAKEKGNAAVGGYMGIAAGIGGFLPSFLVYLCQLFFNESIYSVLFIAVMFLVFVGFITIKFLPAKIKS comes from the coding sequence ATGAAAAACAAACTGATCTTGTTATCAATATTATCTGTGGCATTAGTTTCATCGATTAGAGGCTCAATAATTCCAGGAATGAATTTGTTATATCAAGAATATTCTGCTTATCCTATGTCTACTGTCTCTTTAATCATCACGATTCCCTCTATAGCTGTTATCCCTACCTCATATTTTTGTAGTAAGTTTGTTGGAACAAAAGTTTCTTATCGAACTATATTGATTGCGATGAACGCTGCTCTTTTATTTGGTGGGACTGGTCCATTCTTTATTGACGAGCTCTATTCAAGATTATTTTTACGACTGCTCTTTGGTATTGGAATCGGAATTGCCATTTCTTTAAATAAATCCATCATTTTAGAATATTACACTGATAATCGTCAAATCAAGTATTTAGGTTATACAACGATCATTTCCAGTCTAGGTGCAATCTTCTTCCAAACATTAGTTGGCTATTTAAGCAAGATTTCAACTGACTTTATGTTTCTTGGTTATTTACCTTTAGTAATAACACTTATTCTATCTTTTTATATTCCTGATATTCCTTTAAAAGCACCATCCAAATCAACTATCAAAAAAGAAAAAAACATCAAACTTCTCACCATCAGTATTTTCTTTCTAATCTTAAATATGCTGATGTCATCGATTGGTATTAATTTGTCAACTTTGTTTGCTACGAAATCATTTGCAGACATAGCTGTAATAACAGTCCATGCTAATAACATTAATTCTATTTGTTCAATCAGTTCGGGTCTATTATTTAATAAGATATATAATAAATTCAAGAATAATTTCCTCCCCATTTCCTTATTTCTTTGCGCTTTATCTTTAGCAATTTACATTTTTGGGAAAAGTTACATCAGCATGTATATTACTTCGGGAATCTTCGGCTTTACCTATAACACCATTATTTTATACATCTTCTTGATTGCAGCGCAGACCGCTAAAGAAAAGGGTAATGCAGCTGTGGGCGGATATATGGGAATAGCTGCTGGAATTGGTGGCTTTCTTCCCTCATTTCTAGTTTATCTTTGTCAATTATTCTTTAATGAAAGTATTTATTCTGTTTTGTTTATTGCTGTCATGTTTTTAGTTTTTGTCGGATTCATCACTATTAAGTTTTTACCTGCAAAAATAAAATCGTAA
- a CDS encoding DUF4082 domain-containing protein, translating to MKKQLKKIMTIVLTAGMVISLLGTPSFAVEHVGTSDAAKEMYKNTYANLTNRITNRGYAPTSLTGAYEGMFIRDSSIQVMAQNAYGDYQKSRQVLNFLLSYQQGLGADYAQHIVPDYEDEEFGNSYLSQGETAQTQNLYTSQTFSDHALFGLKGPNNGGGVAFQTDSDKVTSISIFTNSTGNDVLTGSLRTNITDASTELISKEITVTASGWQTFTFDQPITVKKGETYHFFVQSNNGIAMFGKADGKPADNAIMGYNYDVPVLGGFAESAYPAFKLNGNDDEKTDNSFMSNTDHSIALFLINATTNNSAFAFVPNSDSICSFRVYLTGSAPVTFKLTTEPGNEAKTIKTISQTVSSNGWQTVDFGENIPVTPGQKYYVHITTTSGQVIACGSSMFAGSVASMNWENNVWSQTGYVIAAEVFSEVNIAQSPYAQKISLNGDAIQAVSFTADANVAGGNLIGELRESLNSKAIASGEIAIEKAGVQNYQIDFGKEVKVAADKDYYFVLWAENNDYVQWNYNPALKASAYSLNGDNWDSHDFDFELDILPLYSGDYRVPLMTIGDKNIGIQEIPSLDQYVTAVDVLLGKNNLEEGIAIATLYKGYGAEAIKVDDAAIDISKLSSSGQMVHLEFSLSLEQVDKTQSYYLEIKAPQNSDNTITWYGSKNVDNLATLYNGTAVAGEAGYVAYKSNLHTLSNHVQIDGNYMLIHAWAQFVNGCKKTVENQEFIKKSYPIIKRFANYYIDQGYISDEYNLMRNDSFEHSREGRYWKSYDLITNVFASQALYELSALAKEFGDSDSAIKWADTSATLTKGINEYLTTEVDGVKIYAELYDIDNNMKFIKGMSWVNWAPMAAQWYAMDEKIMQNTYDIYAKYDSQDYDDYKMLDVVYDFDTQQSGNHIIGKGLAWEIMFNRVKDDNEKLDYLASFILDHSTPGGVYPETYQPNGNFSDVGNQEHASWQHYAMSCAYPELTKTYSLQILEELINEIQVLDAKLYTLDSYAKLSRALDAAISGYNVENITKEQCDALYEALLAAKNELTYLDADYQAVDAAIVAAEKLNKDDYKDFSKVEAAINAVVRGKNITQQAEVDAMAKAINDAIDTLEKKEGSVTPINSIKPVDKKPVVPNTGDENLMSLYISLIGIMAGLFVIIKKRKNIY from the coding sequence ATGAAGAAACAGTTAAAAAAAATAATGACTATTGTCTTAACTGCTGGAATGGTAATTTCATTATTAGGAACACCATCTTTTGCAGTTGAACATGTAGGGACAAGCGATGCGGCTAAAGAAATGTATAAGAATACATATGCTAATTTAACGAATCGAATTACGAATCGGGGTTATGCACCGACTTCTTTGACAGGGGCTTATGAGGGAATGTTTATTCGTGATAGTTCGATTCAAGTAATGGCACAAAATGCTTATGGTGATTATCAAAAATCAAGGCAAGTATTAAATTTTTTGTTGAGCTATCAACAAGGACTAGGGGCAGATTATGCTCAGCATATCGTTCCTGATTATGAAGATGAAGAATTTGGGAACTCCTATCTATCCCAGGGAGAAACAGCACAGACACAAAATTTATATACCTCACAGACTTTTTCTGATCATGCGTTATTTGGGTTAAAAGGACCAAATAACGGTGGTGGAGTAGCATTTCAAACAGATAGTGATAAAGTAACATCAATTTCTATTTTCACTAATTCTACTGGAAATGATGTTTTAACTGGAAGTTTGCGAACAAATATTACAGATGCTTCAACAGAGTTGATAAGTAAAGAGATTACAGTTACTGCTAGTGGCTGGCAGACATTTACATTTGACCAGCCAATTACTGTAAAAAAAGGAGAAACTTATCATTTCTTTGTACAATCTAATAATGGTATTGCTATGTTCGGAAAGGCTGATGGGAAACCTGCGGATAATGCTATTATGGGTTATAATTATGATGTTCCGGTTTTAGGCGGCTTTGCAGAAAGCGCATATCCGGCATTTAAATTAAACGGAAATGATGATGAAAAAACAGATAATTCATTTATGTCAAATACAGATCATTCGATTGCTTTATTTTTAATTAATGCAACTACTAATAATTCTGCTTTTGCATTTGTGCCAAATAGTGATTCTATCTGTTCGTTTCGAGTTTATTTAACCGGAAGTGCTCCTGTTACTTTTAAGTTGACAACTGAACCTGGAAATGAGGCAAAAACAATAAAAACTATTTCACAAACAGTATCAAGTAATGGCTGGCAAACAGTTGATTTTGGAGAAAATATTCCTGTGACACCAGGACAAAAATATTATGTTCATATTACAACAACCAGCGGTCAAGTTATTGCTTGTGGTTCTTCAATGTTTGCGGGTTCTGTAGCATCTATGAACTGGGAAAATAATGTTTGGTCACAAACTGGTTATGTTATTGCAGCGGAAGTATTTTCAGAAGTTAATATTGCTCAATCACCATATGCTCAAAAAATTTCATTAAATGGTGATGCAATTCAAGCCGTTTCTTTTACTGCTGATGCTAACGTGGCAGGTGGTAATTTGATTGGTGAATTAAGAGAAAGTTTAAATAGTAAGGCTATTGCTTCAGGGGAGATAGCAATTGAAAAAGCTGGAGTACAAAATTATCAAATTGATTTTGGAAAAGAAGTTAAAGTCGCTGCCGATAAAGATTATTATTTTGTTTTATGGGCTGAAAATAATGATTATGTACAATGGAATTATAACCCTGCTCTTAAAGCAAGCGCCTATAGTTTAAATGGTGATAATTGGGATAGTCATGATTTTGATTTTGAGTTAGATATCCTACCATTATATTCGGGTGATTATCGAGTACCGCTTATGACAATTGGAGATAAAAATATTGGGATTCAGGAAATTCCATCTTTAGATCAATATGTAACGGCTGTAGATGTATTGTTAGGTAAAAATAATTTAGAAGAGGGAATTGCTATTGCAACTTTATATAAAGGATATGGTGCAGAAGCAATCAAAGTAGATGACGCTGCGATTGATATTTCTAAGCTATCTTCAAGTGGGCAAATGGTACATTTAGAATTTAGTTTATCGTTGGAACAAGTCGATAAAACGCAATCTTATTATTTAGAAATTAAAGCTCCACAAAATAGTGATAATACAATTACTTGGTATGGAAGTAAAAATGTGGATAATTTAGCAACATTATATAACGGGACTGCAGTAGCTGGAGAGGCAGGCTATGTTGCATATAAATCCAATCTTCATACTTTATCCAATCATGTTCAAATTGATGGGAATTATATGTTGATCCATGCATGGGCTCAATTTGTTAATGGATGTAAAAAGACGGTAGAAAATCAAGAGTTTATCAAAAAATCCTATCCAATTATTAAAAGATTTGCAAATTATTATATTGATCAAGGATACATAAGTGACGAATATAATTTAATGAGAAATGACAGTTTTGAGCATTCACGTGAGGGAAGATATTGGAAATCTTATGATTTAATTACAAATGTATTTGCATCACAAGCTTTGTATGAACTAAGTGCTTTAGCAAAAGAATTTGGCGATAGTGATTCAGCAATTAAATGGGCTGATACTTCCGCAACTTTAACAAAGGGAATCAATGAATATTTAACAACTGAAGTTGATGGAGTTAAAATTTATGCTGAATTATATGATATTGATAATAACATGAAGTTTATTAAAGGAATGTCATGGGTCAATTGGGCTCCAATGGCAGCTCAATGGTATGCAATGGATGAAAAAATCATGCAAAATACTTATGATATTTATGCAAAATACGATAGTCAAGATTATGATGATTATAAGATGTTAGATGTTGTCTATGATTTTGATACTCAACAAAGTGGAAATCATATTATTGGTAAAGGGTTAGCATGGGAAATTATGTTTAATCGCGTAAAAGACGATAATGAAAAGTTAGATTATTTAGCTAGTTTTATTTTAGATCATTCCACTCCTGGTGGTGTTTATCCCGAAACATATCAACCAAATGGAAATTTTTCAGATGTTGGAAACCAAGAGCATGCTTCTTGGCAGCATTATGCAATGAGCTGTGCTTATCCAGAATTAACAAAAACATATTCACTTCAAATATTAGAAGAATTAATCAATGAAATTCAGGTGTTAGATGCAAAGCTCTATACACTAGACTCTTATGCGAAACTCAGTCGAGCATTAGATGCAGCAATTAGTGGCTATAATGTTGAAAATATTACTAAAGAACAATGCGATGCATTGTACGAGGCACTTTTAGCAGCAAAAAATGAACTAACTTATTTAGATGCTGATTATCAGGCTGTTGATGCGGCTATTGTAGCTGCTGAAAAATTAAACAAGGATGATTATAAAGATTTTTCCAAAGTAGAAGCAGCAATAAATGCTGTAGTTCGTGGAAAAAATATTACACAGCAAGCTGAAGTTGATGCTATGGCAAAAGCAATTAATGATGCAATTGATACTCTTGAAAAGAAAGAGGGCAGTGTTACTCCAATTAACTCGATTAAGCCAGTTGACAAAAAGCCAGTAGTCCCAAATACGGGGGATGAGAATTTAATGAGTCTCTATATCTCTTTAATTGGGATCATGGCAGGTCTGTTTGTAATCATAAAGAAAAGAAAGAATATTTATTAA